From a single Hippopotamus amphibius kiboko isolate mHipAmp2 chromosome X, mHipAmp2.hap2, whole genome shotgun sequence genomic region:
- the PABPC5 gene encoding polyadenylate-binding protein 5, which produces MGSGEPNPAGKKKKYLKAALYVGDLDPDVTEDMLYKKFRPAGPLRFTRICRDPVTRSPLGYGYVNFRFPADAEWALNTMNFDLINGKPFRLMWSQPDDRLRKSGVGNIFIKNLDKTIDNRALFYLFSAFGSILSCKVVCDDNGSKGYAYVHFDSLAAANRAIWHMNGVRLNNRQVYVGRFKFPEERAAEVRTRDRATFTNVFVKNFGDDMDDDKLKELFSEYGPTESVKVIRDASGKSKGFGFVRYETHEAAQKAVLDLHGKSIDGKVLYVGRAQKKIERLAELRRRFERLRLKEKSRPPGVPIYIKNLDETIDDEKLKEEFSSFGSISRAKVMVEVGQGKGFGVVCFSSFEEATKAVDEMNGRVVGSKPLHVTLGQARRRW; this is translated from the coding sequence ATGGGGAGTGGGGAGCCTAATCCTgctggcaagaaaaagaagtaccTCAAGGCTGCCCTATATGTGGGTGACTTGGACCCAGATGTTACCGAGGACATGTTATATAAAAAGTTCAGGCCTGCTGGCCCTCTGCGTTTCACCCGCATCTGCCGTGACCCGGTGACCCGCAGCCCCCTGGGCTATGGCTATGTTAACTTCCGCTTTCCTGCAGATGCTGAGTGGGCTCTGAACACCATGAATTTTGATTTGATTAACGGTAAACCATTCCGCCTAATGTGGTCTCAGCCAGATGACCGCTTAAGAAAGTCTGGAGTTGGAAATATATTCATCAAAAACCTGGACAAAACCATAGACAATAGGGCccttttttatctgttttctgctTTTGGGAGCATTCTCTCCTGCAAAGTCGTATGCGACGACAACGGCTCTAAGGGTTATGCCTATGTGCACTTTGACAGCCTGGCCGCTGCCAATAGGGCCATCTGGCACATGAACGGAGTGCGGCTCAACAACCGCCAGGTGTACGTTGGCCGATTCAAATTTCCGGAAGAGCGAGCAGCTGAAGTTAGAACTAGGGATAGAGCGACTTTCACCAATGTTTTCGTTAAAAACTTTGGAGATGACATGGATGACGACAAACTGAAGGAACTTTTCAGTGAGTATGGGCCAACTGAGAGTGTTAAGGTAATAAGAGATGCCAGTGGGAAATCGAAAGGCTTTGGATTTGTGAGATATGAGACACACGAGGCTGCCCAAAAGGCTGTGTTAGACCTGCATGGAAAGTCCATCGATGGGAAAGTCCTCTATGTAGGGCGAGCACAGAAGAAAATTGAACGTCTGGCTGAGTTAAGGCGAAGATTTGAGCGGctgagattaaaagaaaaaagtcggCCTCCAGGGGTTCCTATCTATATAAAGAACCTGGACGAGACCATCgatgatgaaaaactgaaggaggaattttcttcctttggatCAATTAGCCGGGCCAAAGTGATGGTGGAAGTGGGGCAAGGCAAAGGGTTTGGTGTCGTCTGCTTCTCCTCTTTTGAAGAGGCTACCAAAGCAGTAGATGAGATGAATGGTCGTGTAGTGGGCTCCAAGCCTCTGCATGTCACCCTGGGCCAGGCCAGGCGCAGGTGGTGA